In a genomic window of Myxococcales bacterium:
- a CDS encoding AAA family ATPase has product MAEIRLPAERKYEAELAALARTDAHPRPPGWALSPRAVEAYIMGGAAPVDGVPITPKYIGDRALVQVAIATLASDRALMLAGEPGTAKSWLSEHLAAAISGTSALVVQGTAGTSEEHIKYGWNYAMLLAAGPSEQALVASPVLRAMREGKCARLEEITRTSAEIQDSLISILSEKQTSIPELGQIVSAQRGFNIIATANTRDRGVNEMSAALKRRFNFVTVPVVEDLEQEIAIVTRREAELRADYQVGIEPPADLARMLVTVFQELRAGLTKDGKTKVKSPAAVLSTAEAISVLFGSGILAQSFGGATVTAAEVTRALVGAIAKENADDVKVLREYVETVAKGRSGPWKELHAATKAHVRG; this is encoded by the coding sequence ATGGCCGAGATCCGACTGCCCGCCGAACGCAAGTACGAGGCCGAGCTGGCCGCGCTGGCCCGCACCGACGCGCACCCGCGACCGCCCGGCTGGGCGCTGTCGCCGCGCGCGGTCGAGGCCTACATCATGGGCGGCGCCGCGCCGGTCGACGGCGTGCCGATCACGCCCAAGTACATCGGCGATCGCGCGCTGGTGCAGGTCGCGATCGCGACGCTGGCGTCGGATCGCGCGCTCATGCTGGCCGGCGAGCCTGGCACCGCGAAGAGCTGGCTGTCGGAGCACCTGGCCGCGGCGATCAGCGGCACGAGCGCGCTGGTGGTCCAGGGCACCGCCGGCACCAGCGAGGAGCACATCAAGTACGGGTGGAACTACGCCATGCTGCTCGCGGCCGGGCCGAGCGAGCAGGCGCTGGTGGCGTCGCCGGTGCTGCGGGCCATGCGCGAGGGCAAGTGCGCGCGGCTCGAGGAGATCACCCGGACCTCGGCGGAGATCCAGGACTCGTTGATCTCGATCCTGTCGGAGAAGCAGACCTCGATCCCCGAGCTCGGCCAGATCGTCAGCGCGCAGCGCGGCTTCAACATCATCGCGACCGCCAACACCCGCGATCGCGGCGTCAACGAGATGAGCGCCGCGCTCAAGCGCCGCTTCAACTTCGTCACCGTCCCGGTGGTCGAGGACCTCGAGCAGGAGATCGCGATCGTGACCCGGCGCGAGGCCGAGCTGCGCGCCGACTACCAGGTCGGCATCGAGCCGCCGGCCGACCTGGCCCGGATGCTGGTCACGGTGTTCCAGGAGCTGCGGGCCGGCCTCACCAAGGACGGCAAGACCAAGGTGAAGTCCCCGGCCGCGGTGCTGTCGACCGCCGAGGCGATCTCGGTCCTGTTCGGCAGCGGCATCCTGGCCCAGAGCTTCGGCGGCGCGACGGTCACCGCCGCCGAGGTGACGCGCGCGCTGGTCGGCGCGATCGCCAAGGAGAACGCCGACGACGTGAAGGTGCTGCGGGAGTACGTCGAGACCGTCGCCAAGGGCCGGTCGGGCCCGTGGAAGGAGCTCCACGCAGCCACCAAGGCCCACGTGCGCGGCTGA
- a CDS encoding VWA domain-containing protein: MSKPAKPPPTPLAPADADALLRWRLALGPEAEQVAPELRLAGLAGHGGLPGVGSDRLVDFDGALGFVYDGGQRGGRGGSRPYLPKWLGLLREFFDREVIALVQKDAIEQRGLTELLFEPETLPYLEKNVDLVATLLAARGLVPDQAKDLARQIVREVVDDLKRQLEAEVRTTLLGAARRNQDSPLPLARNLDWKRTITKNLRGWDRERQRLVPERVYFWANQRRHHDWDMVIAVDQSGSMAASVVYSSVMGAIFASLDVLRTRLLFFDTEIVDVTPLLVDPVDVLFASQLGGGTDINRAVAYAQDHFIERPDKTIFLLITDLYEGGDVEALVARVRALVEAKAKVLVLLALTDGGTPSYDHALAARLTALGAHCFGCTPRLLVRVVERIMKHQDPAGVIAEHAAGH; this comes from the coding sequence ATGAGCAAGCCCGCCAAGCCCCCGCCGACCCCGCTCGCGCCCGCCGACGCCGACGCGCTCTTGCGCTGGCGCCTCGCGCTCGGCCCCGAGGCCGAGCAGGTCGCGCCCGAGCTGCGCCTGGCCGGGCTCGCCGGCCACGGCGGCCTGCCCGGCGTCGGCAGCGATCGCCTGGTCGACTTCGACGGCGCGCTCGGCTTCGTCTACGACGGCGGCCAGCGTGGCGGCCGCGGCGGCTCGCGCCCGTACCTGCCGAAGTGGCTCGGGCTCCTGCGCGAGTTCTTCGACCGCGAGGTGATCGCGCTGGTGCAGAAGGACGCGATCGAGCAGCGCGGCCTGACCGAGCTCTTGTTCGAGCCCGAGACCCTGCCGTACCTGGAGAAGAACGTCGACCTGGTGGCGACGCTGCTCGCCGCGCGGGGGCTGGTGCCCGACCAGGCCAAGGACCTGGCCCGCCAGATCGTGCGCGAGGTGGTCGACGACCTCAAGCGTCAGCTCGAGGCCGAGGTCCGCACCACGCTGCTGGGCGCCGCGCGCCGCAACCAGGACAGCCCGCTGCCGCTGGCCCGCAACCTCGACTGGAAGCGCACGATCACCAAGAACCTGCGCGGCTGGGATCGCGAGCGCCAGCGGCTGGTGCCCGAGCGGGTCTACTTCTGGGCCAACCAGCGGCGCCACCACGACTGGGACATGGTGATCGCGGTCGACCAGTCGGGCTCGATGGCCGCGAGCGTGGTCTACAGCTCGGTGATGGGCGCGATCTTCGCGTCGCTCGACGTGCTGCGCACGCGCTTGTTGTTCTTCGACACCGAGATCGTCGACGTGACCCCGCTCCTGGTCGATCCGGTCGACGTGCTGTTCGCGTCGCAGCTCGGCGGTGGCACCGACATCAACCGCGCGGTCGCGTACGCCCAGGATCACTTCATCGAGCGACCCGACAAGACCATCTTCCTCCTGATCACCGACCTGTACGAGGGCGGCGACGTCGAGGCGCTGGTCGCGCGCGTCCGCGCGCTGGTCGAGGCCAAGGCCAAGGTGCTGGTGCTGCTGGCGCTGACCGACGGCGGCACGCCCAGCTACGATCACGCCCTGGCCGCGCGCCTGACCGCGCTCGGCGCCCACTGTTTCGGCTGCACGCCCCGGCTGCTGGTGCGCGTGGTCGAGCGGATCATGAAGCACCAGGACCCGGCCGGCGTCATCGCCGAGCACGCCGCCGGGCACTAG
- a CDS encoding SWIM zinc finger family protein, which yields MADAPRIGLPELRAIVTDASELAKGAKIADDGGLAHLARYQHKLFADAAGSQTYKVQIVFDDKGPRGRCSCMAARSRPFCKHAAALLVAWSRTPDAFAVADTAPAGPADGKKKAVRTGKVDAAELMRAGVAQVLTLVRELAVAGVAAMADDRPPQIRALGENLREHKLRRLSAKTVAVADLLAAGGALDESGYAELLADLLLTARKVEKHLAGEPLDDRHVEELIGKTWTKKDRAPITDLELIEIAFVTRETADDFVIRESRLVDVASGGHYSEKQILPRFLAKRTPPKPSHAGAVLRGASGSLYPSYAPRRLDLDPPTRAPLTGDALARLQAGALPDVKAALAALQDHRKDLFAPDALPVTIACDMLIADRGRLQLVDAGGAALFLPDDERVADRLATGLAGVALVALIGDLSLDGALPTVAPLAVVVRGRAGLELRSVVVVDPARTRKVAVATPAAPGRSRWAATARAMGLSTAAIALGEVREELAGLLHAGLTSVTARRVEPLVARLRELGLAKPADLLAALPARDADARLDDLIKLHQVLGIALARLAGAAAVDRAALEASAMYASVYVRASDEALAPAAIAARVARGELDRFEAATRYARHYQGLSADALLGDVFPTWADGSASPYVALAARQFPERALAEAGALIDDGAGAPPRRRRGRTLAPPRMATLTALRVLEAIGGAAAIASLRTAAERHSDHAVRGLARAALQRATGVDPSDRAAREALRRQLFNASGKDERARAAEALADLGDEEAIPLLRLSFAGDIAGDVRDAAGRALGRLGDGDSVDTFITALGRRGRGNDAAVTAAMALGYLGDVRGVHALLEAYAAAWRPEIIADALVAVGPAAVPQLIEFIEERPAVLKRTTARAVLDALSADALRAAICDRLDALVDTDLAIVVTRAAPLLELVKDRDAVLGPVGEHLLARFPGLTAKGASRDARALARKARPRAAPADA from the coding sequence ATGGCCGACGCTCCCCGGATCGGACTGCCCGAGCTACGCGCGATCGTCACCGACGCGAGCGAGCTGGCCAAGGGCGCCAAGATCGCCGACGACGGCGGCCTGGCCCACCTGGCCCGCTACCAGCACAAGCTGTTCGCCGACGCCGCCGGCAGCCAGACCTACAAGGTCCAGATCGTCTTCGACGACAAGGGCCCGCGCGGCCGGTGCTCGTGCATGGCCGCGCGCAGCCGGCCGTTCTGCAAGCACGCCGCGGCGCTGCTGGTCGCGTGGTCGCGCACGCCCGACGCGTTCGCGGTCGCCGACACCGCGCCGGCCGGCCCCGCCGACGGCAAGAAGAAGGCGGTCAGGACCGGCAAGGTCGACGCCGCCGAGCTGATGCGCGCCGGCGTGGCCCAGGTGCTGACGCTGGTGCGCGAGCTGGCGGTGGCCGGCGTGGCCGCGATGGCCGACGATCGGCCGCCGCAGATCCGCGCGCTCGGCGAGAACCTGCGCGAGCACAAGCTGCGGCGGCTGTCGGCCAAGACCGTCGCGGTGGCCGACCTGCTGGCGGCCGGCGGCGCGCTCGACGAGTCGGGCTACGCCGAGCTCCTGGCCGACCTGCTGCTCACCGCCCGCAAGGTCGAGAAGCACCTCGCGGGCGAGCCCCTCGACGATCGCCACGTCGAGGAGCTGATCGGCAAGACCTGGACCAAGAAGGATCGTGCGCCGATCACCGACCTCGAGCTGATCGAGATCGCGTTCGTGACCCGCGAGACCGCCGACGACTTCGTGATCCGCGAGAGCCGCCTGGTCGACGTCGCCAGCGGCGGGCACTACAGCGAGAAGCAGATCCTGCCGCGGTTCCTGGCCAAGCGGACGCCGCCCAAGCCCAGCCACGCCGGCGCGGTGCTGCGCGGCGCCAGCGGCAGCCTGTACCCGTCGTACGCGCCCCGTCGCCTCGACCTCGACCCGCCGACGCGGGCGCCGCTGACCGGCGACGCGCTGGCGCGGCTGCAGGCCGGCGCGCTGCCCGACGTCAAGGCCGCGCTGGCCGCGCTCCAGGACCACCGCAAGGACCTGTTCGCGCCCGACGCGCTGCCGGTGACGATCGCGTGCGACATGCTCATCGCCGACCGCGGGCGCCTGCAGCTCGTCGACGCCGGCGGGGCCGCGCTGTTCCTGCCCGACGACGAGCGCGTCGCCGACCGCCTGGCCACCGGCCTGGCCGGGGTCGCGCTGGTGGCGCTGATCGGCGACCTCAGCCTCGACGGGGCCCTGCCGACCGTGGCGCCGCTGGCGGTGGTCGTCCGCGGCCGCGCCGGCCTCGAGCTGCGCAGCGTCGTCGTCGTCGACCCAGCCCGGACCCGCAAGGTCGCGGTGGCGACGCCGGCCGCGCCCGGCCGCTCGCGCTGGGCCGCGACCGCGCGCGCGATGGGCCTGTCGACCGCGGCCATCGCGCTGGGCGAGGTGCGCGAGGAGCTGGCCGGCCTGCTCCACGCCGGCCTGACCTCGGTGACCGCGCGCCGGGTCGAGCCGCTCGTGGCGCGGCTGCGCGAGCTCGGGCTGGCCAAGCCGGCCGACCTCCTGGCGGCGCTGCCGGCGCGCGACGCCGACGCGCGCCTCGACGATCTGATCAAGCTGCACCAGGTGCTCGGCATCGCGCTCGCGCGCCTGGCCGGCGCGGCCGCGGTCGATCGCGCGGCGCTCGAGGCGTCGGCGATGTACGCGAGCGTGTACGTGCGCGCCAGCGACGAGGCGCTGGCGCCCGCGGCGATCGCCGCGCGGGTCGCGCGCGGCGAGCTCGATCGGTTCGAGGCCGCGACCCGCTACGCGCGCCACTACCAGGGCCTGTCGGCCGACGCGCTGCTCGGTGACGTGTTCCCGACCTGGGCCGACGGCAGCGCGTCGCCGTACGTCGCGCTCGCGGCGCGGCAGTTCCCGGAGCGGGCGCTGGCCGAGGCGGGCGCGCTCATCGACGACGGCGCCGGGGCGCCCCCGCGCCGGCGCCGCGGCCGCACGCTGGCCCCGCCGCGCATGGCCACGCTGACCGCCCTGCGCGTGCTCGAGGCGATCGGCGGCGCGGCCGCGATCGCCAGCCTGCGGACCGCGGCCGAGCGTCACAGCGATCACGCCGTGCGCGGCCTCGCTCGCGCCGCGCTGCAGCGCGCGACCGGCGTCGACCCCAGCGATCGCGCGGCGCGCGAGGCGCTGCGCCGCCAGCTCTTCAACGCCTCGGGCAAGGACGAGCGCGCGCGCGCGGCCGAGGCGCTCGCCGACCTCGGCGACGAGGAGGCGATCCCGCTCCTGCGCCTGTCGTTCGCGGGCGACATCGCCGGCGACGTCCGCGACGCCGCCGGCCGCGCGCTCGGCCGCCTCGGCGACGGCGACAGCGTCGACACGTTCATCACCGCCCTGGGCCGCCGGGGCCGCGGCAACGACGCCGCCGTGACCGCCGCGATGGCGCTGGGCTACCTCGGCGACGTCCGCGGCGTGCACGCGCTGCTCGAGGCCTACGCCGCGGCGTGGCGGCCAGAGATCATCGCCGACGCGCTGGTCGCGGTCGGCCCGGCCGCGGTGCCGCAGCTGATCGAGTTCATCGAGGAGCGTCCGGCGGTGCTCAAGCGCACGACCGCGCGCGCGGTGCTCGACGCGCTGTCGGCCGACGCGCTGCGCGCCGCGATCTGCGATCGCCTCGACGCGCTGGTCGACACCGACCTCGCGATCGTGGTCACGCGCGCCGCGCCCCTGCTCGAGCTGGTCAAGGATCGCGACGCGGTGCTGGGGCCGGTCGGTGAGCACCTGCTGGCACGGTTCCCGGGGCTCACCGCCAAGGGCGCGAGCCGCGACGCCCGCGCGCTGGCGCGCAAGGCCCGCCCGCGCGCCGCGCCCGCGGACGCCTGA
- a CDS encoding VCBS repeat-containing protein, whose amino-acid sequence MRRPSPRRPAAGLIVAALAGPAAAAPLFVEHTERLGQPQPCATSNEGCYSNYVALADLDGDGDLDAVFASGGGYYRAGTTAPMAVYVNDGAGALTEVGATAVAGFAGRLRQVAIGDVDGDGDLDLIAPDAWALQPDAVFINSGAGPLRFVEDGAARLGTSSRAGAVRLGDLDGDGDLDLIITDWGDAPPDAASRVLAYHNDGTGHFAEVAGAVPPTTTGGTGTGPIDVDLFDADGDFDLDLIVASRVGESLLYRNDGHGQFAAAGADLPDQTGPYVYGPDACDVDGDGDLDLWLDNGAAPLREQLLINDGAGRFTDETAARVTGDPSADDNEVQCVDVDDDGDLDAIVASLSGVERVLVNDGTGRFAAVADAFPPVDDSTLGLDLGDLDGDGRLDAITAQGEGGAFLNRVYLGAPAQAIDRRGPRVRALETQVTTVAGATALRFALVDRATSDVALHLRDVHVTIDGGAPIAARPIGGDLYRAVTTVALPATISVVITAVDDHGNQTVTAPAQVAVLSGGGGDAGLDAGAGGRDPGGCCGAQGRPPWSGGALVALVALVARRGRRRPAAVARRSRSTR is encoded by the coding sequence ATGCGCCGACCGTCCCCGCGCCGCCCCGCCGCCGGGCTGATCGTCGCCGCGCTCGCCGGCCCCGCGGCCGCGGCGCCGCTGTTCGTCGAGCACACCGAGCGGCTCGGGCAGCCGCAGCCGTGCGCGACCAGCAACGAGGGCTGCTACTCGAACTACGTCGCGCTCGCCGACCTCGACGGCGACGGCGACCTCGACGCGGTGTTCGCGTCGGGTGGCGGCTACTACCGCGCCGGCACGACCGCGCCGATGGCGGTCTACGTCAACGACGGCGCCGGCGCGCTGACCGAGGTCGGCGCGACCGCGGTGGCCGGGTTCGCCGGGCGCCTGCGCCAGGTCGCGATCGGCGACGTCGACGGCGACGGCGACCTCGACCTGATCGCGCCCGACGCCTGGGCGCTGCAGCCCGACGCGGTGTTCATCAACAGCGGCGCCGGCCCGCTGCGGTTCGTCGAGGACGGCGCCGCGCGCCTCGGCACCAGCTCGCGCGCCGGCGCGGTGCGCCTCGGCGACCTCGACGGCGACGGCGACCTCGACCTGATCATCACCGACTGGGGCGACGCGCCGCCCGACGCCGCCAGCCGGGTGCTGGCCTACCACAACGACGGCACCGGCCACTTCGCCGAGGTCGCCGGCGCCGTGCCCCCGACCACGACCGGCGGCACCGGCACCGGCCCGATCGACGTCGATCTGTTCGACGCCGACGGCGACTTCGACCTCGATCTGATCGTGGCCAGCCGGGTCGGCGAGTCGCTCCTGTACCGCAACGACGGCCACGGCCAGTTCGCGGCCGCCGGCGCCGACCTGCCCGATCAGACCGGGCCCTACGTCTACGGCCCCGACGCCTGCGACGTCGACGGCGACGGCGATCTCGACCTGTGGCTCGACAACGGCGCCGCGCCGCTGCGCGAGCAGCTGCTGATCAACGACGGCGCCGGCCGCTTCACCGACGAGACCGCGGCCCGGGTCACCGGCGACCCGAGCGCCGACGACAACGAGGTCCAGTGCGTCGACGTCGATGACGACGGCGACCTCGACGCGATCGTCGCGTCGCTGTCGGGCGTCGAGCGCGTGCTCGTCAACGACGGGACCGGCCGGTTCGCCGCGGTCGCCGACGCGTTCCCGCCGGTCGACGACAGCACGCTCGGGCTCGACCTCGGGGACCTCGACGGCGACGGCCGCCTCGACGCGATCACCGCCCAGGGCGAGGGCGGCGCGTTCCTCAACCGCGTGTACCTGGGCGCCCCGGCCCAGGCGATCGACCGCCGCGGCCCGCGGGTGCGCGCCCTCGAGACCCAGGTCACGACCGTCGCCGGCGCCACCGCGCTGCGGTTCGCGCTGGTCGACCGCGCGACCTCCGACGTCGCGCTGCACCTGCGCGACGTCCACGTCACGATCGACGGCGGCGCGCCGATCGCCGCGCGCCCGATCGGCGGCGATCTCTACCGCGCGGTCACGACCGTCGCGCTGCCGGCGACGATCTCCGTCGTCATCACCGCGGTCGACGACCACGGCAACCAGACCGTCACCGCGCCGGCGCAGGTCGCGGTGCTCAGCGGCGGCGGCGGTGACGCCGGCCTCGACGCCGGCGCCGGGGGCCGCGATCCCGGCGGCTGCTGCGGCGCCCAGGGCCGGCCACCGTGGTCGGGGGGCGCGCTCGTCGCGCTCGTCGCCCTCGTCGCGCGCCGCGGCCGGCGGCGACCGGCGGCGGTGGCACGCCGCTCGCGGTCGACGCGATGA
- a CDS encoding YHYH protein: protein MRRPTLLLSPLVLALACGGDDTAAGPDATSDVRTLATCTTSVAADAPAFYQRYFKCVTITRGAASVTITTEDLPPHPSYYYGDASPNFAAFDTSRGAAYHPNPNQLARQAISITIPDAPAFAGVPIIPDLIDATAGTSPAEYGLGPIGVAIDSVALFTGTAAPGDDIAAERFTFDGYEAHPEQRGTYHYHRPTPGPLEVLAAAGDVTTTVPGDAAVELYGILCDGTVVLGCTELDGAAPTSLDAQGGHLGELRAGDGTAYFTDRYHVHVCADPARGHAFTPEIHYYGACPR, encoded by the coding sequence ATGCGCCGTCCTACCCTGCTCTTGTCCCCGCTCGTCCTCGCCCTCGCCTGCGGTGGTGACGACACCGCCGCCGGCCCCGACGCGACCTCCGACGTCCGGACCCTGGCGACCTGCACCACGTCGGTCGCCGCCGACGCGCCGGCGTTCTACCAGCGCTACTTCAAGTGCGTCACGATCACCCGCGGCGCCGCCAGCGTGACGATCACCACCGAGGACCTGCCGCCGCACCCGTCCTATTACTACGGCGACGCCAGCCCCAACTTCGCGGCGTTCGACACCTCGCGCGGGGCCGCGTACCACCCCAACCCCAACCAGCTCGCGCGCCAGGCCATCTCGATCACGATCCCCGACGCGCCGGCCTTCGCGGGCGTGCCGATCATCCCCGACCTGATCGACGCCACCGCCGGCACCAGCCCCGCCGAGTACGGGCTCGGACCCATCGGCGTCGCGATCGACTCGGTGGCGCTGTTCACCGGCACCGCCGCGCCTGGCGACGACATCGCCGCCGAGCGCTTCACGTTCGACGGCTACGAGGCCCACCCCGAGCAGCGCGGCACCTACCACTACCACCGCCCGACGCCGGGCCCGCTCGAGGTCCTGGCCGCGGCCGGCGACGTGACGACCACCGTGCCGGGCGACGCCGCGGTCGAGCTGTACGGGATCCTGTGCGACGGCACGGTCGTCCTGGGCTGCACCGAGCTCGACGGCGCCGCCCCGACCAGCCTCGACGCGCAGGGCGGCCACCTCGGCGAGCTCCGCGCCGGCGACGGCACCGCGTACTTCACCGACCGCTACCACGTCCACGTCTGCGCCGATCCGGCCCGCGGCCACGCGTTCACGCCCGAGATCCACTACTATGGCGCGTGCCCGCGTTGA
- a CDS encoding noncanonical pyrimidine nucleotidase, YjjG family — translation MHVVGAAPPTGARYTAAPPPMYTTILFDLDHTLFDSDTSEAQAFAGALTAVGVADPDRYFPQYSAINRGLWAAVERGELATSAVNARRFEALVSAAELDADPRVLADAFVVGMGASGDLYPGARALLAELAGHAHVALALVTNGLAAVQRARVARLALDEYFDAIVVSSEVGVAKPAPAIFDVAFAQLGEPAPSTAVMIGDSLTSDLQGGRRYGIATCWYNPHRRAAADRALIDHEIAALDEVRALVAAPALD, via the coding sequence GTGCACGTCGTCGGCGCCGCGCCGCCGACCGGCGCGCGCTACACTGCCGCCCCACCGCCGATGTACACGACGATCCTGTTCGACCTCGACCACACGCTGTTCGACTCCGACACGTCGGAGGCCCAGGCGTTCGCGGGCGCGCTCACCGCGGTGGGCGTGGCCGACCCGGACCGCTACTTCCCTCAGTACAGCGCGATCAATCGCGGGCTGTGGGCCGCGGTCGAGCGCGGCGAGCTGGCGACGAGCGCGGTCAACGCGCGGCGGTTCGAGGCGCTGGTCAGCGCGGCCGAGCTCGACGCCGACCCGCGCGTGCTCGCCGACGCCTTCGTCGTCGGGATGGGGGCGTCCGGCGACCTCTACCCAGGGGCGCGCGCGCTGCTGGCCGAGCTGGCCGGGCACGCCCACGTCGCCCTGGCCCTGGTGACCAACGGGCTGGCCGCGGTGCAGCGCGCGCGGGTGGCGCGCCTGGCGCTCGACGAGTACTTCGACGCGATCGTGGTGTCGTCGGAGGTCGGCGTCGCCAAGCCGGCGCCGGCGATCTTCGACGTGGCGTTCGCGCAGCTCGGCGAGCCAGCGCCGAGCACGGCGGTGATGATCGGCGACAGCCTCACCTCCGACCTCCAGGGCGGTCGGCGCTACGGCATCGCGACCTGCTGGTACAACCCGCACCGGCGCGCGGCCGCCGATCGCGCGCTGATCGACCACGAGATCGCGGCCCTCGACGAGGTCCGCGCGCTGGTCGCCGCGCCCGCGCTCGACTGA
- a CDS encoding LysR family transcriptional regulator, giving the protein MDLNHLQVFARVAQARSFTVAARGLGVDRTRVSRVIGALERELGVRLFVRTTRSVRPTPEGEALARRVVAPLGELEAAVAAAPAAQAVASGVVTLTTTHEIGRTLVAPLLPRFRAQFPAVQLQLELTDQVVAFTRGVDLALRLGRPGAGSLVARRLRALTAGFFASPGYLARRGTPRTAAEFTSHEVMWPMVRGVRTFAPAGRPRPPSIACADFTTLAELACADGGIALLPTFVAARPVARGELVRVVPGYALASAPLYLVSAPVAQLPARVRALRDMLAAELAG; this is encoded by the coding sequence ATGGACTTGAACCACCTCCAGGTCTTCGCGCGGGTCGCCCAGGCCCGCTCGTTCACCGTCGCCGCCCGCGGCCTCGGCGTCGACCGGACCCGGGTCAGCCGGGTCATCGGCGCGCTCGAGCGCGAGCTGGGCGTGCGCCTGTTCGTGCGCACGACCCGCAGCGTGCGGCCGACGCCCGAGGGCGAGGCGCTGGCCCGCCGGGTGGTCGCGCCGCTGGGTGAGCTCGAGGCCGCGGTCGCCGCGGCCCCCGCGGCGCAGGCCGTCGCCAGCGGCGTGGTGACGTTGACGACGACCCACGAGATCGGGCGCACGCTGGTGGCGCCGCTGCTGCCGCGGTTCCGCGCCCAGTTCCCGGCCGTGCAGCTCCAGCTCGAGCTGACCGACCAGGTGGTCGCGTTCACGCGCGGCGTCGACCTCGCGCTGCGCCTCGGCCGCCCCGGCGCCGGCAGCCTCGTGGCGCGCCGGCTGCGCGCGCTGACCGCCGGCTTCTTCGCCAGCCCCGGCTACCTCGCGCGCCGCGGCACGCCGCGCACCGCCGCCGAGTTCACCAGCCACGAGGTGATGTGGCCCATGGTCCGCGGCGTCCGCACCTTCGCGCCCGCCGGGCGCCCGCGCCCACCCTCGATCGCGTGCGCCGACTTCACGACCCTCGCCGAGCTCGCCTGCGCCGACGGCGGCATCGCGCTGCTGCCCACGTTCGTCGCCGCCCGCCCCGTCGCCCGCGGCGAGCTGGTCCGCGTCGTCCCCGGCTACGCCCTCGCGTCGGCGCCGCTCTACCTCGTGTCCGCGCCCGTCGCGCAGCTCCCCGCCCGCGTCCGCGCGCTGCGGGACATGCTGGCAGCGGAGCTGGCCGGGTGA
- a CDS encoding addiction module protein, translated as MSTAPKLLDQALALSEDERLTLASELIASVDGPADSGWDEAWQAELVRREAAAAARTEPAPEWSAVRARILAKLATQ; from the coding sequence GTGAGCACGGCGCCGAAGCTCCTCGATCAGGCCCTCGCCCTCTCCGAGGACGAGCGGCTGACCCTCGCGTCGGAGCTGATCGCGAGCGTCGACGGGCCCGCGGATAGCGGGTGGGACGAAGCGTGGCAGGCCGAGCTGGTTCGTCGCGAGGCGGCTGCGGCCGCGCGCACCGAACCCGCGCCCGAGTGGTCCGCCGTTCGAGCACGGATCCTCGCGAAGCTAGCGACCCAGTAG
- a CDS encoding winged helix-turn-helix transcriptional regulator: MRPSFGFILLEAAQARSTITDVAALMGGSKQAASKLVATVRARGYVALTPSPDDARAKLVTLTPAAAASRPPSSRSTPSSRPSGPPASAPPPHRPPPRPRARRPPPPRRRPPAAPPDAVGATAAAAARHRRPPPPTYAPPA, from the coding sequence GTGCGCCCGTCGTTCGGGTTCATCCTGCTCGAGGCCGCGCAGGCGCGATCGACCATCACCGACGTCGCCGCGCTGATGGGCGGCAGTAAGCAGGCCGCCTCGAAGCTGGTCGCCACCGTCCGCGCCCGCGGCTACGTCGCGCTCACGCCCAGCCCCGACGACGCCCGCGCCAAGCTCGTGACGCTGACGCCCGCGGCCGCCGCCTCGCGGCCGCCGTCGAGTCGATCTACACCGAGCTCGAGGCCGAGTGGGCCGCCCGCATCGGCGCCCCCGCCTCACCGCCCTCCGCCGCGACCTCGAGCGCGCCGTCCGCCTCCGCCACGACGGCGCCCTCCCGCCGCTCCGCCCGACGCGGTAGGTGCCACCGCCGCGGCGGCCGCTCGGCATCGCCGCCCGCCGCCACCGACTTACGCACCGCCCGCTTGA
- a CDS encoding cupin domain-containing protein, which yields MPVIPTPTAPTHQLPHAAFTSLATPRRGSQETSVWRVVLAPGTPGVPHQVTREEIFVVLAGAARVVLGGVESSAAAGDAIVVPPDTSFQLEAAGAEAVELMCCMPVGGQARGADGQVFTPPWAQ from the coding sequence ATGCCCGTGATCCCGACCCCGACCGCGCCGACCCATCAGCTGCCGCACGCGGCCTTCACCTCGCTCGCCACGCCCCGGCGCGGCAGCCAGGAGACCAGCGTCTGGCGCGTCGTGCTCGCGCCCGGCACGCCCGGCGTGCCGCACCAGGTGACGCGCGAGGAGATCTTCGTCGTGCTCGCCGGCGCCGCGCGGGTCGTGCTCGGCGGCGTCGAGTCGAGCGCCGCCGCCGGCGACGCCATCGTCGTGCCGCCCGACACCAGCTTCCAGCTCGAGGCCGCCGGGGCCGAGGCGGTCGAGCTGATGTGCTGCATGCCGGTCGGCGGCCAGGCCCGCGGCGCCGACGGCCAGGTGTTCACGCCGCCCTGGGCCCAGTAG